A stretch of the Duncaniella dubosii genome encodes the following:
- a CDS encoding glycosyl hydrolase family 28 protein — MKIHVMSALVAIMCCFMADAAIPAVPRDTSFTVWSTDKKIRKNHPEAVVAKPSLPDGVRAYNDVVYTTIKKTRFGDRDLHVDIFRPDDNKTYPALIMIHGGGWNSGDKSLQIPMAQQIALRGYVTIPVEYRLIPEALYPAGLHDIKTAVRWVRANAAQYGIDPERIAVSGCSAGAQLATLVGVTNGSKTHEGKGDWRKVSSDVQAVINMDGIATFVSESNIADARDRFNKKGVLPVNAQWLGGLYEDSPNNWKEASSLLWITPKSAPVCFISSGLPRYSDGRDSLVAIYDSLGIYSERHRIPVDVHPFWFFHPWVDTTVDYATSFLDRMFKPDSAKLPKRYRLTDYGVINDSTLLQTSAIQSVIDRAEAEGGGEVVVPAGTYLTGALFFKPGTSLTLYEGAVIKGSDDINDYPLIPSRMEGRSIYYHAALINVYHVDSFEISGPGTINGNGYKFWVEFWDNVERANKSGRPWTNLEVRRPRLVFLWGCDNACLSGVRLINSAFWTSHFYRCNDLVIENCEVQAPREPVRAPSSDAIDLDGCHRVIVRGCYLNCDDDGVCLKGGKGVYADRSYENDSVTDILVDGCVFGPNLHGTLTLGSECIHADNVVMRNCRVDNDCSVLRLKMRPDTYQTYENIRVENITGRFGTLVEILPWKQFFTLEGSNEHPVGLIRNVCISNVSGSCESLGVIAANADDTVIDFTISDIDVRAKTCIFRCNYPEVRLDNVKVNGKSPDILPADDEMKDSLNFDAVDLQQGKNKM; from the coding sequence ATGAAAATACATGTAATGTCAGCCCTTGTGGCCATAATGTGCTGCTTTATGGCTGATGCCGCCATACCGGCAGTCCCTCGTGACACATCGTTTACCGTATGGTCTACAGATAAAAAAATTAGAAAAAATCACCCCGAAGCTGTGGTTGCCAAGCCCTCTCTGCCAGATGGCGTGAGAGCATATAATGATGTAGTTTATACTACGATTAAAAAGACCCGTTTCGGAGACAGGGATCTTCATGTCGATATTTTTCGCCCTGACGATAACAAGACCTACCCGGCGCTCATCATGATTCACGGCGGTGGGTGGAATTCCGGTGACAAGTCATTGCAAATACCGATGGCGCAGCAGATAGCTTTGCGAGGATATGTCACCATCCCGGTTGAATACCGCCTGATACCCGAGGCGCTCTATCCGGCCGGCCTTCATGACATAAAAACTGCCGTGCGATGGGTTCGCGCGAACGCAGCTCAATATGGCATCGATCCTGAACGCATCGCGGTTTCCGGATGTTCGGCCGGTGCTCAGCTTGCCACACTCGTCGGTGTGACAAACGGCTCGAAGACACATGAAGGCAAAGGTGACTGGAGAAAAGTTTCGAGTGATGTGCAGGCTGTTATTAATATGGACGGGATAGCGACTTTTGTGTCGGAGTCAAATATTGCTGATGCACGCGATCGATTCAATAAAAAAGGAGTGTTGCCGGTCAATGCCCAATGGCTGGGAGGGCTTTATGAAGACTCTCCTAATAACTGGAAAGAAGCCTCGTCACTTTTATGGATTACACCGAAGTCAGCGCCGGTATGCTTTATCAGTAGTGGGCTGCCTCGCTATAGCGACGGTCGTGACTCGCTCGTGGCAATCTATGATTCTCTGGGAATCTACAGCGAGCGTCACAGAATCCCGGTCGATGTCCATCCGTTCTGGTTCTTTCATCCTTGGGTTGATACGACCGTCGACTATGCCACTTCATTCCTTGACAGGATGTTTAAACCGGATTCAGCCAAACTGCCTAAACGTTACCGCTTGACGGATTACGGAGTCATTAATGACAGTACGCTTCTTCAGACATCTGCCATTCAGTCGGTTATTGACCGTGCTGAGGCAGAGGGCGGGGGAGAAGTGGTAGTTCCTGCCGGAACATATCTGACAGGTGCTTTATTTTTCAAGCCGGGAACGTCATTGACGCTCTATGAGGGAGCGGTTATAAAAGGTTCGGATGATATAAACGATTATCCGTTGATTCCCTCGCGCATGGAGGGGCGTAGCATCTACTATCATGCCGCGCTTATAAATGTCTACCATGTCGACAGTTTTGAGATATCAGGACCGGGAACGATTAATGGGAACGGATATAAGTTCTGGGTTGAGTTCTGGGATAACGTTGAGCGGGCAAATAAATCCGGCCGGCCTTGGACCAATCTTGAGGTGCGTCGTCCTCGTCTCGTTTTTCTGTGGGGATGTGATAATGCCTGTCTGAGTGGAGTCCGTCTGATCAATTCTGCATTCTGGACTTCACATTTCTATCGTTGTAATGACCTTGTGATTGAAAACTGCGAGGTTCAGGCTCCGCGTGAGCCGGTACGAGCCCCAAGCAGTGATGCAATAGATCTCGACGGCTGTCATAGAGTGATCGTGCGTGGATGCTATCTGAACTGTGATGATGATGGAGTATGTCTGAAGGGTGGTAAAGGTGTATATGCCGACCGTTCGTATGAAAACGACAGTGTGACCGATATTCTTGTCGATGGCTGTGTGTTTGGCCCGAACCTGCATGGCACACTGACTCTTGGCAGTGAGTGTATTCATGCGGATAATGTGGTTATGCGTAACTGTCGCGTTGATAATGATTGTTCGGTGCTTAGATTGAAAATGCGACCGGACACATATCAGACCTATGAGAATATACGGGTCGAGAACATAACCGGTCGTTTCGGCACTCTTGTCGAAATTTTGCCTTGGAAGCAATTTTTCACTCTTGAAGGAAGTAATGAACATCCTGTCGGTCTAATCCGCAACGTCTGCATCAGCAATGTCAGCGGAAGTTGTGAGAGTCTGGGCGTTATAGCTGCCAACGCTGACGATACGGTAATTGATTTTACCATATCGGATATTGATGTCAGGGCCAAGACTTGCATATTCCGTTGTAACTATCCTGAAGTCCGGCTTGATAATGTGAAGGTGAACGGAAAATCTCCTGACATTCTGCCTGCGGATGATGAAATGAAAGATTCGCTTAACTTTGATGCCGTAGATCTTCAGCAAGGAAAAAATAAAATGTAG
- a CDS encoding phosphoglycerate kinase — translation MTIDQYNFNGKKAIVRVDFNVPLDENGKITDDTRIRGALPTLKKILADGGSLIIMSHMGKPKGKVNPKMSLSQIKDTVAKYLGTEVEFAEDCAKAAQQAAELKPGQVLLLENLRFHPEEEGKPVGIDKEDPAYDAAKKEMKERQKEFAKTLASYADVYVNDAFGTAHRRHASTAVIADYFDKDSKMLGYLMEKEVNAVDAILKDIKRPFTAIMGGSKVSTKIGIIENLMDKVDNLILCGGMTYTFAAAKGGKVGKSICETDKFDLALDIIKKAEEKGVNLVLGTDCIAADDFSNDANTMVVSCMDVPAEWEGVDAGPVTREMFADAIRDAKTILWNGPAGVFEFDNFAGGSRAIADAIVEATEKGAFSLVGGGDSVACINKFGLADKVSYVSTGGGALLEAIEGKELPGIAAIRGSEK, via the coding sequence ATGACTATCGATCAGTACAATTTCAACGGCAAAAAAGCCATCGTCCGCGTAGACTTTAACGTACCTTTGGACGAAAACGGTAAGATAACCGACGATACCCGTATTCGCGGCGCTCTCCCGACCCTCAAGAAAATCCTTGCAGACGGAGGCAGTCTCATCATCATGAGCCACATGGGCAAGCCCAAAGGAAAGGTTAATCCCAAGATGTCTCTTTCTCAGATTAAAGATACAGTGGCAAAATATCTTGGCACAGAAGTTGAATTCGCTGAAGATTGCGCCAAGGCAGCCCAGCAGGCCGCTGAACTTAAGCCCGGTCAGGTTCTTCTCCTTGAAAACCTCCGTTTCCACCCTGAAGAAGAAGGCAAGCCTGTAGGTATTGACAAGGAAGATCCCGCTTATGATGCAGCCAAGAAAGAAATGAAGGAGCGTCAGAAGGAATTTGCAAAGACTCTCGCTTCATATGCTGATGTCTATGTGAATGATGCGTTTGGTACTGCTCACCGTCGCCATGCTTCGACTGCTGTCATCGCTGATTACTTTGACAAGGATTCAAAGATGCTCGGCTATCTTATGGAGAAAGAGGTCAACGCTGTCGATGCTATCCTGAAGGATATCAAGCGTCCTTTTACCGCGATCATGGGTGGCTCGAAGGTTTCTACCAAGATTGGCATCATCGAAAATCTTATGGACAAGGTGGACAATCTTATCCTCTGCGGTGGTATGACCTATACATTCGCTGCAGCCAAGGGCGGAAAGGTCGGAAAGTCGATCTGTGAGACAGATAAGTTTGATCTTGCACTCGATATCATCAAGAAGGCAGAGGAAAAGGGTGTAAATCTCGTGCTTGGCACAGACTGTATCGCCGCCGATGATTTCAGCAACGATGCCAATACAATGGTAGTTTCATGTATGGATGTTCCTGCCGAATGGGAAGGCGTTGATGCTGGCCCTGTTACCCGTGAAATGTTTGCCGATGCAATCAGAGATGCCAAGACTATCCTTTGGAACGGTCCTGCCGGAGTATTCGAGTTCGATAATTTCGCAGGCGGTTCACGTGCGATTGCCGATGCGATTGTAGAAGCTACTGAAAAGGGTGCGTTCTCTCTCGTAGGTGGCGGTGATTCTGTGGCTTGTATCAACAAGTTCGGTCTCGCAGACAAAGTTAGCTATGTGTCTACCGGTGGTGGTGCGCTCCTAGAAGCTATCGAAGGTAAGGAGCTCCCGGGTATCGCTGCAATCCGTGGTTCTGAAAAATAA
- a CDS encoding M48 family metallopeptidase: MLKSSIKALAILGVLCFSTPVYAQFNLKKVAGSATKTLQAVTLTDQQMAEYVKESVEWMDKNNPVSADDSPYTIRLKKLTENLNDADGIPLNFKVYEVIDVNAFACPDGSVRVFSSLMDIMNDDELLGIIGHEIGHVMKHHSKKAFRTQLLSDAMKDAIASTGSKAAALTESQLGALGSSLIDAKFSQKQEKEADDCGYDFLKANGRNPWGMVMAFEKFLEMEGQNNAKSSYITKMFSSHPETVDRIKRMSERAKADGFERPSTTK; encoded by the coding sequence ATGCTGAAATCATCTATCAAAGCATTGGCAATACTCGGAGTCCTTTGTTTTTCCACCCCGGTATATGCCCAGTTTAATTTAAAGAAAGTAGCCGGATCTGCTACCAAAACCCTACAGGCCGTCACTCTTACTGATCAGCAAATGGCGGAATACGTCAAAGAATCAGTTGAATGGATGGACAAGAACAATCCTGTCAGCGCAGATGACAGTCCGTATACAATCCGACTTAAAAAATTGACTGAAAATCTCAATGATGCCGATGGCATACCATTGAATTTCAAGGTCTACGAAGTAATTGATGTCAATGCTTTCGCATGCCCGGACGGAAGCGTACGCGTATTCTCATCTCTGATGGACATAATGAACGATGACGAACTTCTCGGAATCATCGGCCATGAAATCGGACACGTGATGAAACATCATTCAAAAAAAGCGTTCCGAACACAACTTCTATCAGATGCAATGAAAGATGCCATAGCATCTACCGGCAGCAAGGCAGCCGCACTCACCGAGTCGCAACTCGGAGCTCTCGGTTCTTCACTCATCGACGCGAAATTCTCACAGAAACAGGAAAAAGAAGCTGACGATTGCGGCTATGATTTCCTAAAGGCAAACGGGCGCAATCCGTGGGGCATGGTGATGGCTTTCGAGAAATTTCTTGAAATGGAAGGCCAAAACAATGCCAAATCCAGCTACATTACAAAGATGTTCTCGTCGCATCCTGAGACGGTTGATCGCATAAAACGCATGTCTGAACGTGCAAAAGCTGACGGATTCGAGCGTCCTTCCACAACAAAATAA